From a region of the Narcine bancroftii isolate sNarBan1 chromosome 5, sNarBan1.hap1, whole genome shotgun sequence genome:
- the acadm gene encoding medium-chain specific acyl-CoA dehydrogenase, mitochondrial isoform X3 produces MLPAAAEYDRTGEYPIPLIKRAWELGLMNTHIPESCGGMGLGIFDSCLITEELAYGCTGIQTAIEANSLGQMPVILAGTKQQQKKYLGRMTEAPLMCAYCVTEPGAGSDVSGIKTKAEKKGNEYVINGQKMWITNGGKANWYFLLARTNPDPKASAGKAFTGFIVDADSPGIQIGRKELNMGQRCSDTRGIVFEDVRVPLENVLVGEGAGFKIAMGAFDKTRPPVAAGAVGLAQRAVDEATKYALERRTFGRLLIEHQAISFLLAEMAMKVELARLGYQRAAWEVDQSRRNTYHASIAKAYAGDIANQVASDAVQIFGGNGFNSEYPVEKLMRDAKIYQIYEGTAQIQRLIIARSTWRDSSIEFSAG; encoded by the exons GTGGAATGGGACTGGGTATATTTGATTCCTGCCTGATAACTGAAGAACTGGCATATGGCTGTACTGGTATTCAGACTGCAATAGAGGCCAACTCACTGGGG CAAATGCCTGTCATCCTGGCAGGCaccaagcagcagcagaagaagtaCCTGGGTCGGATGACTGAAGCTCCCCtgatgtgt GCTTACTGTGTGACAGAGCCTGGTGCTGGTTCTGATGTGTCAGGTATCAAGACCAAAGCCGAGAAGAAGGGCAACGAGTATGTTATCAATGGGCAGAAGATGTGGATCACCAATGGAGGCAAGGCCAACTG GTACTTCCTCTTGGCACGCACAAATCCTGATCCCAAAGCATCCGCGGGCAAAGCCTTCACAGGGTTTATCGTGGATGCCGATTCGCCTGGAATCCAAATCGGAAGAAAG GAATTGAACATGGGTCAACGATGCTCAGATACCAGGGGTATTGTATTTGAAGATGTCCGCGTGCCCTTGGAGAATGTCCTTGTTGGAGAGGGAGCTGGCTTTAAAATCGCCATGGGAGCTTTCGATAAGACCAGACCACCT GTTGCTGCTGGGGCTGTCGGCCTGGCACAGAGAGCTGTGGATGAAGCCACCAAGTACGCCTTGGAGAGGAGAACCTTTGGACGGTTGTTGATAGAG caTCAGGCCATCTCCTTCCTGCTTGCAGAGATGGCTATGAAGGTGGAGCTTGCTCGCCTCGGATACCAGAGGGCAGCGTGGGAAGTGGACCAGAGCCGGAGGAACACATACCATGCCTCCATTGCCAAGGCCTATGCAGGCGATATTGCAAACCAGGTGGCCAGTGATGCCGTCCAGATTTTCGGGGGCAACGGTTTCAACAGTGAATATCCCGTGGAGAAGCTAATGCGCGACGCTAAAATCTACCAG ATCTATGAAGGCACAGCTCAAATCCAGAGACTCATCATTGCTCGGAGCACTTGGAGAGATTCCAGCATTGAGTTCTCAGCAGGCTAA